A DNA window from uncultured Methanoregula sp. contains the following coding sequences:
- a CDS encoding CxxC-x17-CxxC domain-containing protein → MERKSFGGPRNFGPREMTKTVCSDCGKECEVPFKPTEGRPVYCRDCLPKHRKPRF, encoded by the coding sequence ATGGAAAGAAAGAGTTTTGGCGGCCCGAGAAATTTCGGTCCCAGAGAAATGACAAAGACAGTCTGCTCAGACTGCGGAAAAGAGTGCGAAGTTCCCTTCAAGCCTACTGAAGGAAGGCCGGTCTACTGCAGGGACTGCCTGCCCAAGCACCGGAAACCCCGGTTCTGA
- the trpE gene encoding anthranilate synthase component I, producing MKNDLTINLSEEEFITAVKNQPKPLIIPLCAELPLEDLCPLDIFLGTRTGCGFLLESMEGSEKLARYSFIGLDPVFVVSVGSSVELEGDELFTSIARDPEGRDPVDRIKSILSRFQYVNVKAPRFFGGMVGYFAYDCVYSLFEKVREGTSKTMAGSGPDARFMLTKDCIVLDHRDRILYIFSSPFLTYESDLSREYHRSIDRIRALADRIATLAAITTPASETAAGTANAIPAIPMGAQEEYERAVENIREHIAAGDIFQAVLSRRMECELSGDPFRLYAALRKINPSPYMYYLDFGNEQVIGASPEMLVRVENRRVTTVPIAGTRPRGRTPAEDQALADELLRDEKERAEHTMLVDLARNDLGRVCRFGSVDVTEFMNIEKFSHVQHIVSTVSGVLRDNLDCYDAFRSCFPAGTVSGAPKIRAMQIIGEQEQGPRGIYAGAVGYIGFDRNLDFAIAIRTVLVKNGRASVQVGAGIVADSVPSLEWKETESKATAMMKAFEQSGVCP from the coding sequence ATGAAAAACGATCTTACCATCAACCTGAGTGAAGAGGAGTTCATCACCGCGGTGAAAAACCAGCCAAAACCGCTCATTATCCCGCTCTGTGCGGAACTGCCGCTTGAAGATCTCTGCCCGCTGGACATCTTCCTTGGCACGCGGACCGGGTGCGGGTTTTTGCTCGAGTCCATGGAAGGCAGCGAGAAACTCGCCCGCTATTCGTTCATCGGCCTCGACCCGGTTTTCGTAGTATCGGTAGGATCGTCCGTGGAACTTGAAGGTGACGAGCTGTTCACTTCCATTGCACGGGATCCTGAAGGCCGGGATCCTGTTGATCGTATCAAATCGATCCTTTCCCGGTTCCAGTATGTGAACGTGAAAGCTCCCAGGTTCTTTGGCGGGATGGTCGGATACTTTGCCTATGACTGTGTCTATTCCCTCTTCGAAAAAGTCAGAGAAGGTACTTCCAAGACGATGGCCGGGAGCGGGCCGGATGCACGGTTCATGCTCACTAAGGACTGCATCGTCCTGGACCACCGGGACCGGATCCTCTACATCTTCTCAAGCCCGTTCCTCACGTATGAGTCGGATCTTTCCCGGGAGTATCACCGGAGTATCGATCGCATCCGGGCCCTTGCGGACCGTATCGCAACGCTTGCTGCAATCACCACGCCTGCATCAGAAACCGCTGCCGGGACCGCCAATGCCATACCTGCAATCCCTATGGGAGCACAGGAGGAGTACGAGCGGGCGGTAGAGAATATACGGGAGCACATCGCAGCCGGCGATATCTTCCAGGCCGTGCTCTCGCGAAGGATGGAATGCGAACTTTCCGGGGATCCGTTCAGGTTGTATGCGGCACTCCGGAAGATCAACCCGAGCCCGTACATGTATTACCTGGATTTCGGCAACGAGCAGGTGATAGGGGCTAGTCCCGAGATGCTCGTCCGGGTCGAGAACCGGAGGGTGACCACCGTCCCCATTGCCGGCACACGGCCCCGGGGCCGGACCCCAGCGGAAGATCAGGCACTGGCAGACGAGCTCCTCCGGGACGAGAAGGAGCGGGCCGAGCACACAATGCTCGTGGATCTTGCACGAAACGATCTTGGGCGTGTCTGCCGGTTCGGGTCGGTGGACGTGACCGAGTTCATGAACATCGAGAAGTTCTCGCATGTCCAGCACATCGTCTCCACGGTTTCAGGAGTGCTCCGCGACAACCTCGACTGCTATGATGCATTCCGGTCCTGTTTCCCGGCCGGGACTGTCTCGGGGGCGCCCAAGATCCGGGCAATGCAGATCATTGGTGAGCAGGAGCAGGGACCACGGGGAATTTATGCCGGCGCCGTCGGGTACATCGGGTTTGACCGGAACCTTGATTTCGCCATCGCGATCCGGACCGTGCTTGTCAAGAACGGCCGGGCATCAGTTCAGGTCGGGGCCGGGATTGTTGCCGACTCGGTGCCGTCTTTGGAGTGGAAAGAGACCGAAAGCAAGGCAACGGCTATGATGAAGGCGTTCGAACAATCGGGGGTCTGCCCATGA
- a CDS encoding TIGR04084 family radical SAM/SPASM domain-containing protein has protein sequence MYRLPMYFHLILTDDCNLCCSYCRAKAFEELEEGSGEGEQVEIDPDLPAELDYDLRLLYEFLSKDPSATLTFYGGEPLLRADLITRIIREAPVQRFMMQTNGLLLGRLEPAIVNRFSTILVSLDGREALTDKNRGEGVYRKVISQVKNLRKNGYAGELIARMTVTEDTDIADAVSWLSCNPDYSFSSIHWQLDADFASDFSRRRFAEWVKNSYNPGIRTLVSSWVDRMETTEEVLRWYPFLDPMDDLLHERASRLRCGSGYANYSIMTDGHIAPCPVMIGMRSYYVGHIADADPGALDRIEIGGDCITCRIRDFCGGRCLYSNITRPWNAAERQLVCGTVENLHDALVSALPRVRDLIARDTITREDFTHEKFNGCEIIP, from the coding sequence ATGTACAGACTTCCCATGTACTTCCACCTCATCCTGACCGATGACTGCAATCTCTGCTGCAGTTATTGCCGGGCAAAGGCATTTGAGGAACTTGAAGAGGGTTCCGGTGAGGGAGAGCAGGTTGAGATCGATCCGGATCTTCCTGCGGAGCTGGACTACGATCTCCGGCTTCTCTATGAATTCCTCAGTAAGGATCCTTCTGCCACGCTGACATTCTATGGGGGCGAGCCGCTTCTCAGGGCAGATCTTATCACCCGGATCATACGGGAGGCGCCGGTACAGCGGTTCATGATGCAGACCAACGGCCTGCTTCTCGGACGGCTTGAACCGGCGATCGTGAACCGGTTTTCCACGATCCTTGTCTCACTGGACGGGAGAGAGGCACTCACGGACAAAAACCGGGGTGAAGGTGTATACCGCAAGGTGATCTCGCAGGTAAAAAACCTCCGTAAAAACGGGTATGCCGGCGAGCTGATTGCCCGCATGACCGTTACTGAAGATACCGACATCGCAGATGCCGTCAGCTGGCTTTCTTGCAATCCGGATTATTCTTTTTCCTCTATCCACTGGCAGCTGGATGCTGATTTTGCCAGTGACTTCTCCCGGCGCCGGTTTGCTGAATGGGTAAAGAACAGTTACAACCCGGGTATCCGGACCCTCGTCAGCTCATGGGTTGATCGGATGGAAACCACCGAAGAAGTCCTCCGCTGGTACCCGTTCCTCGATCCCATGGACGATCTCCTGCACGAGAGGGCAAGCCGGCTCCGGTGCGGTTCGGGATATGCCAACTACAGCATCATGACCGACGGCCACATCGCCCCCTGCCCCGTGATGATCGGCATGAGATCCTATTATGTGGGACATATCGCAGACGCAGACCCCGGTGCCCTTGACCGGATCGAGATCGGGGGGGATTGTATAACCTGCCGGATCCGGGATTTCTGCGGGGGACGGTGCCTCTATTCCAACATCACCCGGCCGTGGAATGCAGCAGAGCGGCAGCTGGTCTGCGGGACCGTTGAAAACCTGCACGATGCCCTCGTATCAGCCCTCCCGCGGGTGCGGGATCTGATCGCACGCGACACGATCACACGGGAAGATTTTACCCATGAAAAATTCAACGGGTGCGAGATAATTCCCTGA
- the ftsA gene encoding coenzyme F390 synthetase, with the protein MPGGSYFSPEIETLDRGSLDALIDERVRYTVRYAADHSPFYRHWFRENGIDPAKVRVHEDLLDLPIISGKTIREHQPPVTPEFEFKSTDWSNVFSIQETSGTSGTPKGFFLTWEDWKRYAEKYARSFVSQGFSSRDRIVVCASYGMNVGANTMTIAAQKIGMGIIPIGKCSFESRILKSYRPTAIIGSVFKLLRLYRRLRAEGLAPSETSIDKLVAGGESFADESRKYLAELWECPVYNTYGSTEGTMCGECTEIAGLHVPEDLVHLDVYDPRMESFVHDGACGRGVLTTLLPVGAKAGMLLLNYDTEDTTVVLSRNRCTCGRTHMRIHNPQREAETAWIFRNSLNRVDIEAAVFQPENLEYLNGEYEAFISDGERPDETVLSVGVECIDPDHCDKKTIQDTILNRFLKYKPGLARHYHDGDLRIIVNFTRAGGLELHKQKGRPKRLIDRRLH; encoded by the coding sequence ATGCCCGGGGGATCGTACTTCTCACCGGAAATTGAGACCCTGGATCGGGGCAGCCTCGATGCCCTGATCGACGAACGGGTGAGATATACCGTCAGGTATGCGGCGGATCATTCCCCGTTTTACCGGCACTGGTTCCGGGAGAATGGTATCGATCCGGCAAAGGTCCGCGTTCACGAGGATCTCCTGGATCTTCCGATCATCTCCGGTAAAACGATCCGGGAACACCAACCCCCTGTTACTCCGGAGTTCGAGTTCAAGTCCACGGACTGGAGCAATGTCTTCTCCATCCAGGAGACCAGCGGTACGAGCGGGACGCCAAAAGGCTTCTTTCTCACCTGGGAAGACTGGAAGCGGTATGCCGAGAAGTATGCCCGGAGTTTTGTATCGCAGGGATTCTCAAGCCGGGACCGGATCGTGGTCTGCGCTTCTTATGGGATGAACGTGGGGGCCAACACCATGACCATTGCCGCACAGAAAATCGGCATGGGGATCATTCCCATCGGCAAATGTTCGTTTGAATCGCGGATTCTCAAAAGCTACCGGCCTACCGCGATCATCGGAAGCGTCTTCAAGCTCCTGCGTCTCTACAGGAGGCTCAGGGCAGAAGGTCTCGCGCCCTCTGAAACATCGATCGACAAGCTGGTTGCGGGTGGCGAGAGCTTTGCCGACGAATCCCGGAAGTACCTTGCTGAACTCTGGGAGTGCCCGGTGTACAATACCTATGGCAGTACTGAGGGTACTATGTGCGGGGAATGCACAGAGATTGCCGGACTTCATGTACCTGAGGATCTCGTTCACCTGGATGTCTATGATCCCCGGATGGAATCGTTTGTCCATGACGGCGCCTGCGGCAGGGGCGTCCTCACCACCCTGCTTCCCGTAGGAGCAAAGGCGGGGATGCTTCTCCTCAACTACGATACCGAAGATACGACCGTTGTCCTCTCCCGCAACCGGTGCACCTGCGGCAGGACGCACATGCGGATCCACAACCCCCAGCGGGAAGCCGAGACTGCATGGATCTTCCGAAATTCCTTAAACCGCGTGGATATAGAGGCGGCGGTCTTCCAGCCGGAAAACCTGGAGTACCTGAATGGGGAATATGAGGCTTTCATCAGTGACGGGGAACGCCCGGATGAAACGGTACTGTCGGTTGGTGTGGAATGTATCGATCCGGATCATTGCGATAAAAAAACCATTCAGGATACAATTTTAAACCGTTTCCTGAAGTACAAACCCGGGCTCGCCCGGCATTATCACGACGGGGACTTACGGATTATCGTGAATTTCACCCGGGCCGGGGGGCTCGAACTGCACAAACAAAAAGGGCGGCCGAAACGCCTGATCGACCGGAGATTGCACTGA
- the trpD gene encoding anthranilate phosphoribosyltransferase — translation MLKNAIGKLVDREDLTGTEAGEIMGTIMEGNASQAQIGAFLTALRLKGETPEEIAAFATVMRRYAVTIKPVTRHMLVDTCGTGGDRAGTFNISTTAAFVAAGAGVPVVKHGNRSVSSRCGSADVLAALGVNLSVDPKEQARIVEQAGIAFLFAPQHHPAMRHVMAARQEIGCRTVFNILGPLTNPGCAEAQVLGVYDESLTRTMAEVLRLLGLSRAMVVHGSGLDEITTTGETTVSELYRGIIRSYTINPDTYGIARAGLADLAGGDAETNARITREILSGEKGAGRDIVLMNAGAAIYVGGGAGDLREGIIRAAGSIDSGNARARLDALIEATREAA, via the coding sequence ATGCTGAAAAACGCCATAGGAAAACTCGTGGACCGGGAAGATCTCACGGGAACAGAGGCAGGCGAGATCATGGGAACCATCATGGAGGGGAACGCCTCGCAGGCCCAGATAGGGGCATTCCTTACGGCACTCAGGCTCAAGGGCGAGACACCGGAAGAGATCGCCGCATTCGCAACCGTCATGCGGAGATATGCAGTAACCATAAAACCGGTGACCCGGCATATGCTGGTGGATACCTGCGGGACCGGTGGCGACAGGGCCGGGACGTTCAACATCAGTACAACTGCAGCATTTGTTGCAGCAGGAGCCGGAGTCCCTGTGGTCAAGCACGGGAACCGGAGCGTGTCGAGCAGGTGCGGTTCCGCCGACGTCCTGGCTGCGCTCGGCGTCAATCTCTCGGTAGATCCAAAGGAGCAGGCCCGTATCGTGGAACAGGCAGGAATAGCATTCCTGTTTGCCCCGCAGCATCACCCGGCCATGCGCCATGTGATGGCTGCCCGGCAGGAGATCGGGTGCCGGACGGTCTTCAACATCCTCGGGCCCCTCACGAACCCCGGCTGCGCGGAGGCGCAGGTTCTCGGGGTCTATGACGAGTCCCTGACCAGGACCATGGCAGAGGTGCTCCGGCTCCTCGGGCTCTCCCGCGCCATGGTGGTTCACGGGAGCGGACTCGATGAGATCACGACAACCGGTGAAACCACCGTGTCGGAGCTGTATCGCGGGATTATCCGCAGTTACACGATCAACCCGGACACCTACGGGATAGCCAGGGCAGGACTTGCAGATCTCGCCGGTGGAGATGCAGAGACCAATGCACGGATCACCCGCGAGATCCTCAGCGGGGAGAAAGGGGCCGGGCGCGATATCGTCCTGATGAATGCCGGAGCTGCCATCTACGTTGGCGGCGGGGCCGGAGATCTTCGCGAGGGAATCATCCGGGCTGCCGGGTCCATTGACTCCGGCAATGCCCGGGCACGGCTCGATGCACTGATTGAAGCAACCCGGGAGGCAGCATGA
- a CDS encoding aminodeoxychorismate/anthranilate synthase component II, giving the protein MKVLIVDCYDSFTFNLYQQVGKLGGDPRVLTCDTPLSHLKKVACDRIILSPGPGTPEDAGVCQEVLSTMSRTIPTLGVCLGHQAICTAFGGEVGRAGRLMHGKTSKIQHDGRGIFSGIEDPFVATRYHSLVAREDSLPEELAVTAKSLDDGFVMGVRHKHYPIEGVQFHPESILSPAGDRIIANFLAGPGVAR; this is encoded by the coding sequence ATGAAAGTACTGATAGTTGACTGCTATGACAGCTTCACCTTCAACCTGTACCAGCAGGTGGGAAAACTCGGGGGAGACCCCCGGGTACTCACCTGCGACACCCCGCTCAGCCATCTGAAGAAAGTCGCCTGCGACCGGATCATCCTCTCGCCGGGCCCCGGGACACCGGAGGATGCCGGGGTCTGCCAGGAAGTCCTGAGCACCATGAGCAGAACCATCCCGACGCTCGGGGTCTGTCTCGGCCACCAGGCCATCTGCACCGCGTTCGGGGGAGAAGTCGGGAGGGCCGGGCGCCTTATGCATGGCAAGACCTCGAAGATCCAACACGACGGGAGGGGCATCTTCTCGGGGATTGAAGACCCGTTCGTTGCAACCCGGTATCACTCCCTTGTTGCACGGGAGGATTCACTCCCGGAAGAACTGGCCGTCACTGCGAAAAGTCTCGATGACGGTTTCGTAATGGGAGTGCGGCATAAGCACTACCCCATAGAGGGCGTGCAGTTCCACCCGGAGAGTATCCTCTCCCCAGCCGGGGATCGGATTATAGCGAATTTCCTCGCAGGGCCGGGGGTTGCACGATGA